CTACGAGTATTGCGAAAAACACGGCCTCGAGTTCACCGGTCATTACTGGGAGCACGAATGGCCCAATGCGCGTATGGTGCCCGATAACATGGCCATGGCCGCCTGGCAGCAACGCCCCGGCATCGACATTCTGATGAATCAATATGCCGAACACACCCACGCCCAATTCGGCAATGTCCGCTCCTGCCGCGAGACTGCCAGTCTTGCCAACCAGTTGGGACGCGCGCGCACCTTGGTGGAACTATACGGGGCCGGTGGGTGGGACTTGCGCTTTGAAGACATGAAACGGATTGCCGATTGGCTGCAAGTGCTGGGCGTCAACACCATGGATGAACACCTCTCCTACATCACCATTCGCGGCGCCCGCAAACGCGATCATCCCCAGTCCTTCAGCTACCATGAACCATGGTGGCAGGACTATCACGTTCATGCCACCTACATGGCCCGCCTGTCCTGCGCCATGTCCCAAGGCCGTCAAATTAATCGCATTCTCGTCCTGGAACCCACGACCACGGCCTGGATGTGGCAGGGCGCCCCGCAACTCGGCGAGCTGGGCGGCAGCTTTTTCAACCTGTTAATGGCCCTCGAGCGTGCACAAATCGAATACGACCTTGGCTGCGAAGATGTGTTGCGCAATCACGGCAAGGTGGAAAAAGCCCAGCTTATCGTGGGCCAGGCCCGGTACGACCGCGTGGTGCTGCCACGCCTTACCGCAAATCTCAACCGGGCCACCCTGCAATTATTGGGACAATACGCCGCCCAGGGCGGTGTTCTTCTGCATCTGGATGACCTCCCCACGCGGGTGGACGGACAGACCTCCGAGGCTGCCAAACAGGCCCTCCGCGGCGCTCAGGTGACGAAGATCTCCCAAGATGAACTGATCAGCTCGCTGCGCGATTTCATGGGCCAGCAGGGCTTTTCCATCAACCGTGCCCCCAACGATGCCGGCATTCTTTTCCATCACCGCCGGCAGCTTGCCGACGGCGAGTTGCTGCTGCTGGTCAATACCAGCGCCGAGGCTCCCAGCAGTGGCCTCATCCAGTGCGATACCGCCCAGGGTGTGGAGGCCTGGAATCTATATACCGGCGCCGTGGAGCCTTACGCCTGCGAGCGGGAGGGCCAGGGCATCCGCATCCGCTACTCGCTGCCGCCGGTGGGCAGCTTGCTGCTTTACCTAAGCCCGCAACCGCTGCCCTCCCCTGCCCCGCCGCCTGCCACCCGCCAGCGCCTGGCTGCGGCAGGCCCCATGGACATTCAGCGGTTGGAGGCCAACGTTCTGACCCTGGATTTTGTGGATGTTGCCGCCGGCGGGGAGACGCGCACGAATGTTTATTTCTACGCTGCCAACCAGTTCGCCTTCCAAAAAAACGGTATGCCACGCAATCCCTGGGACAGCGCCGTGCAGTTTAAGGACGAACTCATCCGGAAAACCTTCCCTGCCGAGAGTGGCTTCACGGTGACTTACCGGTTCTTTATCACCGGCGCCGTGCCTTCCGACTTGCGTTTTGTGGTGGAGCGTCCCGATCTCTATACCATGACCTGCAACGGCCATCCCATCACCCCCATGAAAGGCAAATGGTGGCTGGACAAATCGTTTGGTGTACTGGATTTGCGACGCGTGGCGCAGGTGGGAGAAAATGTGGTCTCCTGCACCGCCCGCCCCTTCCGCATCGAGCACGAAATTGAGGCCGCCTATGTTTTGGGAAGCTTCACCTTGCAGCCCACTGACAAGGGCTTTGTGATTGCCCCTGATGCACCGTTGGCCATCCGACCCGCCCTTGCCGAGCCGGTCCACAATATCAATCCTGATAATACGATGTGGTTGAGCGGCGGTGTCAGGTTTTCGCCCAACGTCCAAGACCGGCAGCCTTGGGTGGTTCTCGACCTCGGCGCAGCAAAAACGCTGGGGGAAATATGGATTTGGAATTACTGCGAAGGCCATGTACGGGACCTCACCGGACGCGGCGCGCGTGAAATTCGTCTGCAGGGCGGATTGAACTCACCCACGGAAACCCCTCTGGAATTGGGACGGCACACCCTGCCCAAAGCGCAAGGGCCTGCGCGCGCACACAAAATCCGCCTCAGCTCACCATCTTTGCGCTATCTCAAGATTGAAATCCTGTCCAATTACCAAGGCGTAACCTACCCCTGCGGCGATGACTCTCCCGATCATGGCTTTGTGGGGCTGGCCGAAATCCAGTGCATGGATACCTCCGGCCAGAAAGTTTCCGGGGTGCGCGTCGTTGCTTGTTCCAGTGAATTGCCCCAGCATCAACGCCTGGCCCGCTACCTGGTGGATGGCTCGG
This is a stretch of genomic DNA from Verrucomicrobiia bacterium. It encodes these proteins:
- a CDS encoding glycosyl hydrolase; the encoded protein is MRNILPASLVLAAACLTCPVPAAAPAPALPSSVSIKKLFAQPPREYASAPLWVWNDRLTDAQIRETLRDLAEQNVKQVFVHPRPGLMTPYLSSEWFRLWKVALQEAKRLDMNVWIYDENSYPSGFAGGWVPELMPESRGRGLAFKEENAPPRWSDNTLAVFLMEGNTASDVSSRALRGENLPPGQYLVATMQRAKNSPWHGDRCYVDLLYPGVTEKFLEVTLEAYRRELGQEFGKRIPGSFTDEPELTPAGGLPWTEDLPKQFQQRWGYSLLTQLASLHRPVGDWQRVRHNYYQTLLDLFIERWAKPYYEYCEKHGLEFTGHYWEHEWPNARMVPDNMAMAAWQQRPGIDILMNQYAEHTHAQFGNVRSCRETASLANQLGRARTLVELYGAGGWDLRFEDMKRIADWLQVLGVNTMDEHLSYITIRGARKRDHPQSFSYHEPWWQDYHVHATYMARLSCAMSQGRQINRILVLEPTTTAWMWQGAPQLGELGGSFFNLLMALERAQIEYDLGCEDVLRNHGKVEKAQLIVGQARYDRVVLPRLTANLNRATLQLLGQYAAQGGVLLHLDDLPTRVDGQTSEAAKQALRGAQVTKISQDELISSLRDFMGQQGFSINRAPNDAGILFHHRRQLADGELLLLVNTSAEAPSSGLIQCDTAQGVEAWNLYTGAVEPYACEREGQGIRIRYSLPPVGSLLLYLSPQPLPSPAPPPATRQRLAAAGPMDIQRLEANVLTLDFVDVAAGGETRTNVYFYAANQFAFQKNGMPRNPWDSAVQFKDELIRKTFPAESGFTVTYRFFITGAVPSDLRFVVERPDLYTMTCNGHPITPMKGKWWLDKSFGVLDLRRVAQVGENVVSCTARPFRIEHEIEAAYVLGSFTLQPTDKGFVIAPDAPLAIRPALAEPVHNINPDNTMWLSGGVRFSPNVQDRQPWVVLDLGAAKTLGEIWIWNYCEGHVRDLTGRGAREIRLQGGLNSPTETPLELGRHTLPKAQGPARAHKIRLSSPSLRYLKIEILSNYQGVTYPCGDDSPDHGFVGLAEIQCMDTSGQKVSGVRVVACSSELPQHQRLARYLVDGSGLQGAKPGWNEQGHPFYAQGVAYRQTYELAQPAGRYFVRLPDWLGSVARVKVNGKPAGHIFTPPYECDVSRHLKSGRNTLEVTVVGTLKNTLGPHHNGPTLGSAWPGMFQRGPTQGPPPGNQYFTVGYGLFAPFELEQIRP